The segment TTTCCCCGGGGCGGGGCCGCCTGTCGGTCCCGCCCCCTAGACTCGGATGGCGATGAGCAGCCTCTTTGACGACAGCTTCCTGGCCGACCTCACCCCCTCCGACGAGGTCCCGCCGCCGCCCGAGGAGCACCACGCCCCCGAGGAGGGCGCGGACGACCTGTTCGGCGGCCGCTTCGACCTGCCCGTGGACCGGGACTCCCACTACCGCGACGGCGCCCCCCGGCCGGTCATCGACCCGGCGGCCCTGCTGGACGGGCTGAACGAGCAGCAGGCCGCCGCCGTGGTGCACGCGGGCTCCCCGCTGCTCATCGTGGCCGGCGCCGGCTCCGGCAAGACCCGCGTGCTGACCCACCGCATCGGACACCTGCTGTCCGCGCGGCACGTCCACCCGGGCCAGATCCTGGCGATCACCTTCACCAACAAGGCCGCGGCCGAGATGAAGGAGCGCGTCGAGAACCTGGTCGGCCCGCGCGCCAACGCCATGTGGGTCTCCACCTTCCACAGCGCGTGCGTGCGCATCCTGCGCCGCGAGTCCAAGCGCCTGGGCTTCACCTCCTCGTTCTCGATCTACGACGCCGCCGACTCCAAGCGCCTCATGGCGCTGGTCTGCCGCGACCTGGACCTCGACCCGAAGAAGTTCCCGCCCAAGTCCTTCAACGCCAAGATCTCGAACCTCAAGAACGAGCTCATCGACGAGGACGCCTTCGCCGCCCAGGCCGCCGACGGTTTCGAGAAGACCCTCGCCCAGGCGTACGCGATGTACCAGGGTCGGCTGCGCGAGGCCAACGCGCTCGACTTCGACGACATCATCATGACCACGGTCCACCTCCTCCAGGCCTTCCCGGACGTGGCCGAGCACTACCGGCGCCGCTTCCGGCACGTCCTGGTCGACGAGTACCAGGACACCAACCACGCCCAGTACACCCTGGTGCGCGAGCTGGTCGGCCCCGGCTACCCGGACCTGCCGCCCGCCGAACTGTGCGTGGTGGGCGACGCCGACCAGTCGATCTACGCCTTCCGCGGCGCGACCATCCGCAACATCCTCCAGTTCGAGGAGGACTACAAGGACGCCACGACGATCCTGCTGGAGCAGAACTACCGCTCCACGCAGACGATCCTCTCCGCCGCCAACGCCGTCATCGAGCGCAACGAGAACCGCCGCGCCAAGAACCTGTGGACCCAGGCCGGCAGCGGTGCCGTCATCACCGGCTACGTCGCCGACACCGAGCACGACGAGGCCCAGTTCGTCGCCGACGAGATCGACCGGCTGACGGACGCGGGCGAGGCCAAGGCCGGCGACGTCGCGATCTTCTACCGGACCAACGCCCAGTCCCGCGTGTTCGAGGAGATCTTCATCCGGGTCGGACTGCCCTACAAGGTCGTCGGCGGCGTCCGCTTCTACGAGCGCAAGGAGGTCCGGGACGTCCTGGCCTACCTGCGCGTCCTGGCCAACCCCGAGGACAACGTCCCGCTGCGCCGCATCCTCAACGTGCCCAAGCGCGGCATCGGCGAGCGCGCCGAGGCGATGATCGACGCCCTCGCCCTCCGCGAGAAGATCACCTTCCCGCAGGCCCTGCGCCGGGTGGACGAGGCCTTCGGCATGGCCGCCCGCTCCACCAACGCCGTCAAGCGGTTCAACACCCTGATGGAGGAGCTGCGCACCATCGTCGACTCCGGCGCCGGCCCGGCCGTGGTGCTGGAGGCGGTCCTGGAGCGTACGGGGTACCTCGCCGAGCTCCAGGCCTCGACCGACCCGCAGGACGAGACCCGGATCGAGAACCTCCAGGAACTGGCTGCCGTCGCCCTCGAATTCGAGCAGGCGAGGGACGAGGACACCCCGGGCACCCTGGCCGAGTTCCTGGAACAGGTCGCGCTCGTCGCCGACTCCGACCAGATCCCGGACGAGGACCCGGACGGCTCGGGCGTCATCACGCTGATGACCCTGCACACCGCCAAGGGCCTGGAGTTCCCGGTGGTCTTCCTGACCGGCATGGAGGACGGGGTCTTCCCGCACATGCGCGCGCTGGGCCAGACCAAGGAGCTGGAGGAGGAGCGCCGCCTCGCCTACGTCGGCATCACCCGCGCCCGCGAGCGGCTGTACCTCACCCGCTCCAGCATGCGCAGCGCCTGGGGCACCCCCTCGTACAACCCGCCCTCGCGGTTCCTCGAGGAGATCCCGGCCGAGTACCTCCAGTGGAAGCGGACCGGCGCCGCGCAGAAGCCGGCCGGGCCGGTGCGCGGATCCGGCTACGGCTCCGGCACGGGGAAGTCCTCGTTCGGGACCTCGCCCGAGGCCTTCCTGTCCTCCTCGCGCTCCCGGTCGGGCGGTGGCCCGTCCGGGTTCGCGACGCGCCGCGCGACGGACAAGCCGGTCATCGCGCTGGCCGTCGGGGACCGGGTGACGCACGACCAGTTCGGGCTGGGCACGGTCATGGACGTCCGGGGCGCCGGCGCGGACGCGCAGGCCACCATCGACTTCGGGGACGACAAGCCCAAGCGCCTGCTGCTGCGCTACGCGCCGGTGCAGAAGCTCTGAGGCGCAGGGCCCGCCGGGGCCGCCGGCGCCTGAGGGCCGCCGGCTGCTAGGTCGGGTCCAGGCCGTGGTTGCGCAGCCACGCCAGGGGGTCGATGGCGGAGCCGCCACCGGGCCGTACCTCGAAGTGGAGGTGCGGGCCGGTGGAGTTGCCGGAGTTGCCGGAGTAGGCGATGACGTCGCCGGCCTTGACCTGCCCGGACCGGATCTTGGTGCTGCTGAGGTGGCAGTACCAGGTCTCGGTGCCGTCGGGAGAGGTCAGGATGGCCATGTTCCCGTAGGCGCTGTTCCACTGGGTGCGCATGGTGCCGTCGGTGGCGGCCATGACCGGGGTGCCGTAGGAGACCGGGAAGTCGATGCCGGTGTGCACGGACATCCACATGCCGCCGGCCTGGCCGAACATGGCGCTCAGCCCGTGCTGGGTGACGGGGATGGCGAACTTGGGGCGGGCCGCCTCCTTGGCCGCCGCCTCCTCGGCCCGCTTCTTCTTCTCGTCTTCCTGCCGCTGCTTGAGGTCGATCCGCTCCTGGGTGCGGCTCGCGCGGTCGGCGAAGTCACCGGCGTCGGCGCTCAGGGCGGCCAGCTGGGTGTCGAGCTTGTTGTTCGCCGCGACCGGCTTCACGGAGGCCGGGTCGGGGGCGGCCATCGTCGTGGTGTCCTCGGACGGCTTGTCACCGCCGGTGAGACCGCTGACGGAGGCGGCGGCGATTCCCGCGACGCCCATCACGCAGACCGAGGGCACGGCCACGGTCAGCAGGGCGGAGCGCTTGGCCGGCGTACGGCGCCGGGCGCTGCCGCCCGCCTTGTCCTTGCCGCCGCCCTTGGCGCCGCCGCGGCCGCCGGCCCGGCGCGCCGAACGCGGCTCCGGGGTGGCGGAGGCCAGGGGGACCATCTGCGTGGGCAGGTCGTGGACGGCGTCGTCGGTGAACTGCGGGTCCTCGAACTGCGGGTCGTCGAACTGAGCGTCGTCGCCCTCGGCGGGGAAGGCGGGGCCGAGGGGCTCGAAGACGGAGGTCTCGTCATCGGCGTACGCGTCGGCCGCCGGTTCGGCCTCCTCGACACCGCCGCCGCTGTTCCACGCGGTGGCGTCGTAGGCGCCGGTGTCCTGGCCGTGCCCGTGTCCGTAGCCGGAGAAGTCCCACTGGCCGGTCGGCTCGGAGCCGGGGGTGTCGTACCCGAACGGGGCCGACGGGTAATCGGCGACGGTGGCGGCGGAGTTCGCGGAGTTCCAGGTGCTCGCGTCCCAGGAGCCGGTCGCGTCCTCGGGGACGGTCTGGGCCGGGACGCTGGAGAGGTAGTCCTGCTGCGCGGTCCACGCGGTGCTGTCGTAGGCGCCGGTGTCGGCGGTCGACGGGTACGCGCCGGAGGCGTCGTAGGCGTCGTAGTTCCCGTAACTGCCGGACGGGGCGTAATCCGTGACGTACTGATAGCCCTGGCCCTGCGTTTCGTAGGAAACGTATGCCTGGTCACCAGCGAAAGTGGTGGTGGAAAGGCCGTCGTACCCCAAATCGGGGTACTGGCCCGACGTCGGGCGGTCGTTCACCAACTTCTCTTTCGCCTCGGCAGTGGGGGCCTGGGTGGCCGGGGAACTCAAGGTTCACCGGAGGAGAGCAGTGGCGTGACTGTACCCGGCGGTTACTCGCCTCGACAATCTTCGGCGGGTTTCGAGCTCGGGGGAACCGGGCATTCGGCCGCCTTTCGGTCGCAGGGAGACCGACCCTTGGCCTTGAGTTCGAAATTCGTTCGACTCCGGGTCATCCGGTGTTGTAGGCGAACGCGAGCAGCAGCGCGAACGGCACCGGCACCAGCGCGGCCGACCGCAGCCAGGTCCCGCGGCGTGCCCTGGACGGCAGGACGGCGTCGACGACGAACACCGCGCCGACCAGCAGCACACCCGTGACGACGAGCAGGAACAGCATGGCCGCGGAGTGGTCGAGGGTGTGGAAGTCGCAGTTGCGCAGGTCCGGCCCGGCGAGGTCGGCGGTGCTGTGGCAGTCCATGGGCAGGTACTCCGTCAGCGCCCACCAGGCCAGGTAGAGGGGCACGGTGGCGGGTACGCCGAGGGCCAGGTTCGCCAGAACGGGCGCCAGCACCCCGCGCCGCGCCGCCGTACCCTCCCCGCCCATGCCCCCGCCCGTCCCCCTGCTGCGTCTGCCGCGTCCGCTGCGTCCGCCCCGTCCCGGAATCCTCCGGGGGCTCAGACGACCATGCCCTCCCCTTCGGTTCCGGCCGGCCGGGGTTTCCTCACGGGCCCCTCCGCTCGGCCGGCGCCCCCGGCGTCGCGCACCGGACCGTCGAGGGCCCGCCGGACGGCGGTGATGACGGCGGGATGCACCGGAAGGGCGAGGTGCCCGATCCCGGTGACCTCGATGTTCGTCGCGTCCAGGTCCGGGTGCTCGATCCGGGCCGTGCCGGCCGGGGCCATCAGGGCGTCGAACTCGCTCCAGAAGGCCACGCACCGGGTCCGGCAGCCGGGCGCGGGCGCGCGCAGCTCGGCCATCACCGGGGAGTCCGGGCGCATCTGGCGGACCAGCGGGTGGGCGTCCATGAAGGGGGCGACGCGGGTCCCGCCGTGCGGGGTGCCGAGGGTGACCAGCGTCCGCACCCGGGCGTCACCGCCGAGCCGCTGGACGTAGTACCGCCCGACCAGCCCGCCCAGGCTGTGTCCCACGAGGTCCACCCGGTCCTGACCGCTGCGCTCGCACAGCTCCTCGACGCGCCGGGCGAGGTGGCGGGCGGTGACGCGCAGGTCGAGGGTGAGGGGGGAGTAGTTGTACGTCTCCACGCGCCGCCGGCCGCCCGCCCCGAGGGCGCGGCGCAGCAGGACGAACACCGACCGGTTGTCGGTGAACCCGTGCAGCAGCAGGACGGGCGGCAACTGCCCGGACCCGTCGCGGTGTCGCTTCGCGCGCTCCTCCCGGACTCCACTCGGGTAGAGGAGCATGTGCCCGGCGAGCACCAATGCCTCCAGGACCGCGGCCCGCAGGGCGGCCCCCGAGCGCGGGACGGGCAGC is part of the Streptomyces katrae genome and harbors:
- the pcrA gene encoding DNA helicase PcrA, yielding MSSLFDDSFLADLTPSDEVPPPPEEHHAPEEGADDLFGGRFDLPVDRDSHYRDGAPRPVIDPAALLDGLNEQQAAAVVHAGSPLLIVAGAGSGKTRVLTHRIGHLLSARHVHPGQILAITFTNKAAAEMKERVENLVGPRANAMWVSTFHSACVRILRRESKRLGFTSSFSIYDAADSKRLMALVCRDLDLDPKKFPPKSFNAKISNLKNELIDEDAFAAQAADGFEKTLAQAYAMYQGRLREANALDFDDIIMTTVHLLQAFPDVAEHYRRRFRHVLVDEYQDTNHAQYTLVRELVGPGYPDLPPAELCVVGDADQSIYAFRGATIRNILQFEEDYKDATTILLEQNYRSTQTILSAANAVIERNENRRAKNLWTQAGSGAVITGYVADTEHDEAQFVADEIDRLTDAGEAKAGDVAIFYRTNAQSRVFEEIFIRVGLPYKVVGGVRFYERKEVRDVLAYLRVLANPEDNVPLRRILNVPKRGIGERAEAMIDALALREKITFPQALRRVDEAFGMAARSTNAVKRFNTLMEELRTIVDSGAGPAVVLEAVLERTGYLAELQASTDPQDETRIENLQELAAVALEFEQARDEDTPGTLAEFLEQVALVADSDQIPDEDPDGSGVITLMTLHTAKGLEFPVVFLTGMEDGVFPHMRALGQTKELEEERRLAYVGITRARERLYLTRSSMRSAWGTPSYNPPSRFLEEIPAEYLQWKRTGAAQKPAGPVRGSGYGSGTGKSSFGTSPEAFLSSSRSRSGGGPSGFATRRATDKPVIALAVGDRVTHDQFGLGTVMDVRGAGADAQATIDFGDDKPKRLLLRYAPVQKL
- a CDS encoding M23 family metallopeptidase — encoded protein: MNDRPTSGQYPDLGYDGLSTTTFAGDQAYVSYETQGQGYQYVTDYAPSGSYGNYDAYDASGAYPSTADTGAYDSTAWTAQQDYLSSVPAQTVPEDATGSWDASTWNSANSAATVADYPSAPFGYDTPGSEPTGQWDFSGYGHGHGQDTGAYDATAWNSGGGVEEAEPAADAYADDETSVFEPLGPAFPAEGDDAQFDDPQFEDPQFTDDAVHDLPTQMVPLASATPEPRSARRAGGRGGAKGGGKDKAGGSARRRTPAKRSALLTVAVPSVCVMGVAGIAAASVSGLTGGDKPSEDTTTMAAPDPASVKPVAANNKLDTQLAALSADAGDFADRASRTQERIDLKQRQEDEKKKRAEEAAAKEAARPKFAIPVTQHGLSAMFGQAGGMWMSVHTGIDFPVSYGTPVMAATDGTMRTQWNSAYGNMAILTSPDGTETWYCHLSSTKIRSGQVKAGDVIAYSGNSGNSTGPHLHFEVRPGGGSAIDPLAWLRNHGLDPT
- a CDS encoding esterase/lipase family protein, producing MGLTIAPLPVPRSGAALRAAVLEALVLAGHMLLYPSGVREERAKRHRDGSGQLPPVLLLHGFTDNRSVFVLLRRALGAGGRRRVETYNYSPLTLDLRVTARHLARRVEELCERSGQDRVDLVGHSLGGLVGRYYVQRLGGDARVRTLVTLGTPHGGTRVAPFMDAHPLVRQMRPDSPVMAELRAPAPGCRTRCVAFWSEFDALMAPAGTARIEHPDLDATNIEVTGIGHLALPVHPAVITAVRRALDGPVRDAGGAGRAEGPVRKPRPAGTEGEGMVV